The Terriglobales bacterium nucleotide sequence CAAAGTCCGCAGGCGTTCTGCATTGCGAGAATATCCCCCTGCAACGCCTGGCTGGGACCTACGGCACTCCCCTTTATGTCTATTCCGCCTCCACGATTCGTGACCGTTACCTGGCCTTTGATGCGGATTTCGGCGAATGTCCCCATGCCATCTGCTATTCAGTCAAAGCGAACTCCAATCTTTCGATCCTGAAACTTCTGGCTGGCCTGGGATCGGGGTTCGATGTCGTCTCTGGCGGCGAACTGGAGCGCGTTCTGCGAGTTGCCCCGCGAGCGGCGGAGCAAGTGGTTTTCTCCGGCGTCGGTAAGACCGCGCAAGAAATGGATCAGGCCCTCAATGCCGGCATTCTGCTCTTCAACGTGGAGAGTGAAGGTGAGATGACCCTGCTCGCGCAACGGGCTGCCCATCTCCACAAAACCGCCCGCGTTGCCCTGCGCGTGAATCCCGACGTGTTTGCGGAAACCCATCCCTACATATCTACCGGCCTCCAGAAACACAAATTCGGAGTCCCAATCTCCGCCGCCCGCAAGCTTTACCTCGAAATGGCTCGTCTTCGCGGGCTGGAGGTTGCGGGAGTAAGCGTTCATATCGGTTCGCAAATTGTCTCTCCCGATCCTTTTCGAGCCGCCATCGAGCGGGTGGCCCGCCTGGTCCGTGCTTTGAAGTCCGATGGCCACCAGATTCGTTATGTCGATGCCGGAGGAGGTCTGGGGATTTCCTACCACGAATCCTCAGCCGCGGATTTTCCCGTGCGGTTGCGCACTTACGCCCGCGCAATCACCGAGCCTCTAGCCGCTCTGGGAGTTAAAGTGTTACTTGAACCCGGGCGGGCGGTTGTCGGGCCAGCCGGCGTCTTGCTCACACGCGTCCTTTACCGCAAACGCAATGGCTCGAAGCGCTTTCTCGTAGTTGACGCCGCTATGAACGACCTCATTCGCCCATCTCTGTATGGCGCGCACCACGAAATCGTTCCCGTCGCGCCCTCCAGTCAGCCAAGCCACAAGTTCGATGTGGTGGGACCCATCTGCGAGACAGGAGACTTTTTTGCACGCGACCGGCGGCTACCCGGCGCCTCCGAAGGCGAATTACTCGCCATCCTCGACGCGGGTGCGTACGGAATGTCGATTTCGTCGAATTACAACACCCGACCTCGCGCCGCCGAAGTGCTCGTGGAAGGCAACAGCTCGCAGCTCATCCGCCGCCGCGAAAACATCAATGATCAGCTTACGATCGAAGAAGAAGCTCTGTGAGAAGCCATCTCAGCGGGTGCCCCACCCTGAGCGTTGGCAAAGGATGGGTGGCAATCATGTTTGCACCGCGGCATGCAAGGGCTACTCCAGTGCCCCCAGGAAATTCATCAGTACCCGCAGCACCACCTGAGGTTCGTGCCGCTGCAGTGAATGCCCCACGCCATTCAACCGGACATGTAACGCGTCGCGCAGCAGGGTTAGCGCGCTGCGGACATCCCGGTCAGTCATGACGCCACCGCGGGCAGGATCGGCCTGGATCAGCAGCGTGGGGCAGGCGATGTTCTTCATGATGCCCTCGGCGTCCCAGTTGCGTCCGGAGCGTCCGTCCAGGGTCATGCGAATGGTATCGGGATCGAGCTGCAATAAGCTGCTGGCCCACCAGCGTAGCGTCGCCGCGTCGTTACCCGCAATGTGCTTGAGTTGTGCGCGTGCGCCATCCGGCAAATCCACCCACATGTCAGAGACTGCCGCCGCCAGCTCTTTCAACTTCATGCCCGGCTGCAGCCGGTTCTCCACGCCTTCAAACAGCGAACGATAAGAGCTGCTCTCGTAGCTTTCCAGGTGGATTCCCGTATCCCCGAGTGCAAGCGCTCTCACTCGATCCGGATGTTGGGCAGCGATGTACATTCCCACCATTCCGCCCAGCGAATGCCCGAAGATCGCCACCGGCTTGCTGATCTTAGTTTCGATCAGGTGGATGACATCGGCCGCGTAGTCTTCTCCGCGGTAGGCTCCCGGCGCGCGTCCCGACTTTCCATGTCCGCGAAAATCGGGCGCATAAACGTGCCAGAAGTCGGCCAGGTCGGTCAGGACAGGCTGGAACACCTGCCAGCGCTGCGAGAGGCCATGCAGGAGCAGCAGAGGTGGGCCCGAATCCGGTCCTTCTGCATAGTTAATCGGCAGCTTGCCGGAATCAAGAATCTGTTCGCGTACCATCTTCCTCCAAGTTACAGCCTGATTACGGGACCCTTCAGCGAATTATCATGTCCTTGGGCTTGCCTGACGCGCCCCGAACCCGCCTAACGCTGCCCCCACTTTAGCTTGGTTCTGAGGACATCGAAAAAAGTCTTATGCAGCCGCAGCAGCTTAGTAACGTGCTGGGATCGCCGGCACACTATGCGATCGCCATCCTCCACCGGCATGCCCACCTGACCATCGATGCTCAGAAATACCTGCTCGCCTGAGCTTTTGGCGACAATCTCGATCTCGACCGAATCGCGGATCACCAGCGGACGATGAGTGAGAGCATGCGGGCAGATGGGAGAAATTACCAGTCCCTCGACTGAAGGCATCAGGATCGGTCCGCCTGCGGCCAAAGAGTACGCCGTCGAACCGGTTGGGGTAGAAATAATCAGCCCGTCGCCGCGATAGTTGGACACAAAGGCACGGTTGATATAGAGATCAAAGTTCGCCAGGCGGGCTATGGCGCTCTTGGCTACGACGGCATCGTTCAATGCCAGGTAGTCGGAAGCGCAGCGCTCGCCGCGCATCAGGCAGCACTGTAGCATCGATCGTTTTTCCACCTCGCAGCAGTTCTCATTGATGGCCCTCAGTGTCGCATACATCTCCCCAGTCGGAACTTCCGTCAGAAAACCCAGGGATCCGAGATTGATCCCCAAAATCGGAGTGCCCGCAGCCGCCACGGCGCGCGCCGCCGAGAGCAGGGTTCCGTCCCCTCCCAGTACGACTACGAAGTTTAATTGCTTCGATGAAAGCTTCTCCCGTTCCAGCACTTCGCCGCCTCCCGGAACGTAGGTGGCGGTCTCCTGGTCGATGTACACCTGATATCCATGGTCTTCGAGCCAGTGGGTCAGCTCCGGCACCAGCTTCGACAGCTCCGGCTTCTCCGGCTTGGATACGATGCCTGCAGATTTCATGTTGCTGGGATTGTACAGAATGGATCGATTTCAGTCGTAATCGCCAAATGGTAACCGGGACAGTTCTCCTACTTGCGCGTGCTGTACGGTACAAGTGCTATTTCCCTTTGCGGTTTGAAGGCGCCGCGAGGTTGTCGCAAACCACCGGTGTGATTAGCGAGTCCCCGCGCTTTGAGATTGCGTGTCCATCCGTTCCACATACTGAGCGCGAGCTGGGCTGGGCTGGAATGGATCCGCAAAGTACTGCGTTTCTCGCGCAACCTTGTCGCCCCTGAACTCCATGATGCTCACGGTGTAGGATGGCTTGCCGTCATAGGACAGGATGAATTCGGTGATCCAAAGGTCGCCGCTGCCAATGATTCGCTGGACAGTAAAGCGCTTCTTGTTCGGCTGGATAGAGCGGGTGATCTGTATGTTGAGGCGACCGGGTATTCGCTCGCCTGATTGTGGGTATTCCAGCACCGCGTCCTCGTGATAGATGCGGTGCTCTGTTTCAAAATCGTTGGCGTCGGAGGCCGCCCAATGCTGATCCAGCGCCGCACGTATCTGTTGATCTCGCATCTTACCCTCCTGCGCTATGCCCAAAGCTTAGACTCCCGCATGGCCTCGTTTCAAGAGGATCAAATTCGTACTTGAGAATTGGGGGCTGATTCGATAACCGTGTCGGCTCCCAGCCGCCGCGTACACTTGGTGCGCTCAACGAACCAAGGCTCGGAGGAAAGGTGCCGAGCACATGAAGATTGTAGGGTGTGATTTACGTATGCAGCTCCACCGCTGGATTGAGTCTGCATGCCGCCCCGCTAGTTCCCCTGCTTGCGCCTGCCGTACAGCAAAAACTCACGATTCCCTTCTGTCCCAAGGATTGGCGATTCGATTTCCGATCCCGTGTCGAAGCCGGACTGCTCCACCGCCTGTCGAACTTTGGCCACCGCTGACGCCTGCTGCTCCGTGTCGCGCACGATTCCTCCCTTCCCGACATGCTCACGCCCGACCTCGAACTGCGGCTTCACCAGCACGATCATCTGCTTCGGTCGCGCCTGATCACGCGTGTCATTTTGTATGGCTGCCTCCACCACGGCAGGAATCACCAATGTCGCCGAAATGAACGAGACATCTATGACAATCAGATCCACTGGTTCCCCGAGATCTCCGGCTTGCAAGTAGCGTGCATTGGTTTTCTCCCGGAGCCGCACCCGGGGATCCTCGCGAATTTTCAAATCCATCTGTCCATAGCCGGTGTCGATCGCGATCACCCGCCCAGCGCCATGTTGCAGCAGGCAGTCGGTGAAGCCGCCAGTTGAGGCGCCTACATCGACGCAGGTCAGACCGCGAACATCAATTTGCCAGTGCTCGAGCGCGGCCTCCAGCTTCAGCCCCGCACGGCTCACGTATCTGAGATCCTCGCCCAGCAGACGTATCCGCGCCCCGACATCCACGGCAGTTCCCGCCTTTTCTACCTTCTGTTCGTTCACCAGCACGCGTCCGGCGAGGATCAGTGCCTGGGCGCGCTCGCGCGAAGCCACCAGCCCGAGCTCCACCAGCAACTTGTCAATTCGGTTCTTCAAAACGCTGCCTCAGCGACCTTTTTCGGGAAAATCGCACCAGCATATTTGTAACTTCTTTGCAAGATAACAACTTATGTCTATGCCACTTCAACGATCGCCTGATGAAATTCTTCGCACCCCATAAAGTGCATTCCGTAGAAATAACGGGAGCTTAATGGAGTTACACAAATTTGACCCCGCTTTTCCACAAGGGAATCCACAGCCATGTTGAAATATGCCGCCGCCGATTGGCAACTGGATTGAACGGTTACAGTCCTACGCCTGGTGGAAGTTGTTTCAGCCTGGACTTGTTGTGATGAAGGTACCCGGCGGGTACCCCATTCAATCTCACCTTTGGCTTGAGTGGGGATGTTCAGGTCTTGCCCGGGTGCCGGGGCTTGGGCTTTGGCTGGTTTTTGCCCTCGAGATTGAGCGCCACGGCAGCGCGAATGAGATCCTTCAAGGCCACCTCATCGATCATGTCGCCTTCGTGTAAGTCAATCGCGCGCCTGACATTCCCTTCCAGGCTGGAGTTGAATAGACCGGAAGGGTCCGGCAACGCCGCTCCCCTGGCAAACGTCATCTTGACGACGTTCTTGTACGTCTCTCCCGTGCAGACGATGCCCCCATGGGACCAGACGGGTGTCCCCGGCGATGTCGCCTTGGCCCACTTCCACTCTTCGACGATCTCCGGGTCCGCCTCGTGCATGATTTCGCGCACTCTGGCGAGCGTCTTCCCGCGCCAGTCGCCAAGTTCCTTGATCTTCTGGTCGATTGATGCAGAGGCAGATTCCAGCGAAATGGGATTTTTCATGTTAGCTCCTACTCTCGCAGATAATTTAGCTTCGCTTAGCGTGGCCTGCAATCTCCGCTCATGTAGGGACGGGCGCCCTCAACCGGGTAGAGGAATATCCGCCGTCCCGTTTTTGGACGCTAACCTCGGTCAAACCGATCTTTTCGAAATCAGTCGTCGAACGACATGGCCCTTCCACATCCACAATCCTGTAAGGACCATCACAGGAAGGAAGACAAACCGAGTTGCGGGAGCGTAATCGGGGAGCCTTTCAAACGGACTATAGATATAGCCGAGTATCGGAATGGCAAAGACGATGTGAATCCAGCGAAAAATCGTACGTTGCGTGCCTGGGGTCATGATCTCCTCGATTTACGACTCTTGAGCCGCCTCAGGCGGCCGGTTGGGTGTTTCAACACCGAACTGCTTGGCGTACTCGGCCTGCAATCGCTGCCAGCCGCCGAACTTCATGACGTCGCTGCCGACGATGCGGCCAATCGGCTCTCCCGCGAGCAGCCGCTCAAGGACGTCGAAGCAGATGTGCCAGCCCGCGGCGCCCCACGAGATGAAGCGGCGATCGATGTTGTGCCACAACGTCAGGCGCGTGCCGCTGCCAACGGCCTCGAGTTCCCAGCGCATATCGTCGTACTCAAGCAACCTGGGAGCGTCGGCTCGCGTCACTCTGATCTCCACAACCTGCGGCGTTCCCACCCAGGCGAGTTTCACCGTTCCAACCCTACCCAGGCTCTCATCGGAGTCGAAGGGAGCCCACTCGCGCAAATGCACCGGATCGGTAAGCGCCTGCCAGACTCTTTCCGGCGGGTGGCGCAGTTCGCGGACGAGAATGAGCGTCCACTTGTCTTTGCCGTTCTGTGTCTCTTCCTTCTTTATCTGCGCCCCGCTGGCCGGACCCGGCGTGTACTGCGCGCGATCGCTCATTTTCCTCTCCTTGTCTTCCTTGCCTTCGTTTTCGTTGCTGTGGATGGATCCATGCGGTCGAGGTGGCGTTCGAGAGCATCTACGTGAGCGTTCCAGAGTCGGCGGAACTGCGCCAGCCAGGCATCCACCTCCCGAAACGGTTCAGGCTTCAGCCGGTAAAGACGGCGCTGTGCATCCACGGTGGACTCCACGAAACCGGCCTCGCGCAGAACCCGCAGGTGTTTTGACACGGTCGGCTGCGGCATACGAAGCTGGCGCTCGATCTCTCCCACCGACCGTTGTGACCAGACCAGCAGGCTCAATATCGCGCGGCGGTTCGGCTCCGCAATGATTTCGAAGGCAGATTCCACTCTCTTTATATACTCTTTTGGACATATACGTGTCAAGGTATATTAAGAACAAATGGTCAGGCCAGCAAATTCGTGACGCGCGGCCGTCTAAGCTAAAATTCCAGCACCATGACGCGCCCGACGCAGCCAGAGACTCGTGCCTTGCCACCCTCTCCTCCATCCGCGGTCTCATCCTCAGCCGGTGCCCGTATCCCTGACCATCCCCTGGGGCGTGATCTTCTGCGACGGCTTTACTCGTCCATGTTGCTGTGCCGCATGGTGGACCAGCGTGCTGTTAAGCTGCGCCTGCCTCGCCCCTACGCAACGGCGATCGGCTGTGAAGCCTCTCGCGTCGCCGCAGCCATCGACCTCCAGCCACAGGATGTGGCAGTGTTGCCCGCTCCCAATGCCATGATTCCCATCGCCCGCGGCGCTAGGCTCAGCGCGGCAGTGTCGGAAGTATTCCAGAATTCTTCGCCGGTTGTTGAGACGCGCAATGGCGAACTCGGTTTCCCGCTTGATAAGTCTATGGTGGTAATGGGAGGTGATCTCGTCCTCAGCATGGGCCTCGCTTTGGGCTACAAGCTGAACGGGCGTCCCCATGTGGTGCTCGTGATCGCGAATCACATGTCCGCAAGCAGTGCACGCTGGCAGAGTGCAATGGCTTATGCGGGGGGTTACAAGCTGCCTCTGCTATTGCTGGTCGAGTCTCCTCCCAACAACCACCGACCGGCACGGCCTGTCGG carries:
- a CDS encoding alpha/beta hydrolase, whose protein sequence is MVREQILDSGKLPINYAEGPDSGPPLLLLHGLSQRWQVFQPVLTDLADFWHVYAPDFRGHGKSGRAPGAYRGEDYAADVIHLIETKISKPVAIFGHSLGGMVGMYIAAQHPDRVRALALGDTGIHLESYESSSYRSLFEGVENRLQPGMKLKELAAAVSDMWVDLPDGARAQLKHIAGNDAATLRWWASSLLQLDPDTIRMTLDGRSGRNWDAEGIMKNIACPTLLIQADPARGGVMTDRDVRSALTLLRDALHVRLNGVGHSLQRHEPQVVLRVLMNFLGALE
- a CDS encoding SRPBCC family protein, whose amino-acid sequence is MSDRAQYTPGPASGAQIKKEETQNGKDKWTLILVRELRHPPERVWQALTDPVHLREWAPFDSDESLGRVGTVKLAWVGTPQVVEIRVTRADAPRLLEYDDMRWELEAVGSGTRLTLWHNIDRRFISWGAAGWHICFDVLERLLAGEPIGRIVGSDVMKFGGWQRLQAEYAKQFGVETPNRPPEAAQES
- a CDS encoding DUF1801 domain-containing protein, which translates into the protein MKNPISLESASASIDQKIKELGDWRGKTLARVREIMHEADPEIVEEWKWAKATSPGTPVWSHGGIVCTGETYKNVVKMTFARGAALPDPSGLFNSSLEGNVRRAIDLHEGDMIDEVALKDLIRAAVALNLEGKNQPKPKPRHPGKT
- a CDS encoding thiamine pyrophosphate-dependent enzyme, translated to MTRPTQPETRALPPSPPSAVSSSAGARIPDHPLGRDLLRRLYSSMLLCRMVDQRAVKLRLPRPYATAIGCEASRVAAAIDLQPQDVAVLPAPNAMIPIARGARLSAAVSEVFQNSSPVVETRNGELGFPLDKSMVVMGGDLVLSMGLALGYKLNGRPHVVLVIANHMSASSARWQSAMAYAGGYKLPLLLLVESPPNNHRPARPVGQHDDSTSLLHGFPRIPVLGCDAVAIYRVTREAVDHARKGYGPTLIECQPWFAPKPNQGSRSLGTPISQPTDPLRHMELYMKKHAAWDDGWQQRLLEAHRRDIQQAFAHMAR
- a CDS encoding TlyA family RNA methyltransferase gives rise to the protein MKNRIDKLLVELGLVASRERAQALILAGRVLVNEQKVEKAGTAVDVGARIRLLGEDLRYVSRAGLKLEAALEHWQIDVRGLTCVDVGASTGGFTDCLLQHGAGRVIAIDTGYGQMDLKIREDPRVRLREKTNARYLQAGDLGEPVDLIVIDVSFISATLVIPAVVEAAIQNDTRDQARPKQMIVLVKPQFEVGREHVGKGGIVRDTEQQASAVAKVRQAVEQSGFDTGSEIESPILGTEGNREFLLYGRRKQGN
- a CDS encoding NAD(+)/NADH kinase — its product is MKSAGIVSKPEKPELSKLVPELTHWLEDHGYQVYIDQETATYVPGGGEVLEREKLSSKQLNFVVVLGGDGTLLSAARAVAAAGTPILGINLGSLGFLTEVPTGEMYATLRAINENCCEVEKRSMLQCCLMRGERCASDYLALNDAVVAKSAIARLANFDLYINRAFVSNYRGDGLIISTPTGSTAYSLAAGGPILMPSVEGLVISPICPHALTHRPLVIRDSVEIEIVAKSSGEQVFLSIDGQVGMPVEDGDRIVCRRSQHVTKLLRLHKTFFDVLRTKLKWGQR
- the lysA gene encoding diaminopimelate decarboxylase, encoding MTARHSKFAGRPPAFAYKGSGKAKSAGVLHCENIPLQRLAGTYGTPLYVYSASTIRDRYLAFDADFGECPHAICYSVKANSNLSILKLLAGLGSGFDVVSGGELERVLRVAPRAAEQVVFSGVGKTAQEMDQALNAGILLFNVESEGEMTLLAQRAAHLHKTARVALRVNPDVFAETHPYISTGLQKHKFGVPISAARKLYLEMARLRGLEVAGVSVHIGSQIVSPDPFRAAIERVARLVRALKSDGHQIRYVDAGGGLGISYHESSAADFPVRLRTYARAITEPLAALGVKVLLEPGRAVVGPAGVLLTRVLYRKRNGSKRFLVVDAAMNDLIRPSLYGAHHEIVPVAPSSQPSHKFDVVGPICETGDFFARDRRLPGASEGELLAILDAGAYGMSISSNYNTRPRAAEVLVEGNSSQLIRRRENINDQLTIEEEAL
- a CDS encoding nuclear transport factor 2 family protein, translating into MRDQQIRAALDQHWAASDANDFETEHRIYHEDAVLEYPQSGERIPGRLNIQITRSIQPNKKRFTVQRIIGSGDLWITEFILSYDGKPSYTVSIMEFRGDKVARETQYFADPFQPSPARAQYVERMDTQSQSAGTR
- a CDS encoding metalloregulator ArsR/SmtB family transcription factor, whose product is MESAFEIIAEPNRRAILSLLVWSQRSVGEIERQLRMPQPTVSKHLRVLREAGFVESTVDAQRRLYRLKPEPFREVDAWLAQFRRLWNAHVDALERHLDRMDPSTATKTKARKTRRGK